The following proteins are encoded in a genomic region of Ostrea edulis chromosome 7, xbOstEdul1.1, whole genome shotgun sequence:
- the LOC125655389 gene encoding uncharacterized protein LOC125655389: protein MIILLQIRRAVQSARKALMAEFVPRNLGFSHITREEIIQTHTRPLAQQILSNVTSAPAILVLDGTHIYIQKSGNYTFSRRSFSMHKRRPLLKPMMIVSTTEYIVSVLGPYLADPKNNDSSILNHSIHSNTDEIKTWVREDDIFVVDRGFRDSESLLNDLGIRMEMPAFIPRGQKQLSTEEANSSRLVTKVRWVVESVNGRIKTWRYLGKTLPNSQIPCIGDYVRIVCSLCNKYRPPINSGTFDDDITIASTMTMLAKKTNELQQFVLENGLGKRSMKWTSIDADSNTITDFPRLTEGDIRNLTIGVYQLKTAKSYAAEHLTDDGLFEIFVSDDIPNIVSAKIQSRHTSSKKYSLWIKYDITILSWYCTCKNGSRVVGMCGHISCIIWYLAFARYQNESCGIRDWTEEVDDAARSIDSSEDEDTVDYDGQEE, encoded by the exons ATGATAATATTATTGCAGATTCGCAGGGCAGTCCAATCTGCAAGGAAGGCTCTGATGGCAGAATTTGTCCCAAGGAACCTCGGATTTTCCCACATCACAAGGGAAGAGATCATTCAGACCCATACAAGGCCACTTGCACAACAAATTCTGTCCAATGTAACATCTGCACCTGCAATATTAGTGTTGGACGGAACTCATATCTATATTCAAAAAAGTGGAAACTACACCTTCTCCAGACGATCTTTCAGTATGCACAAGCGAAGACCCCTTTTAAAACCCATGATGATCGTCTCCACAACAGAATATATCGTCAGTGTCCTTGGACCTTATCTGGCAGATCCAAAGAACAATGACTCCTCTATTCTCAACCATTCGATTCATTCAAACACAGATGAAATAAAGACCTGGGTCAGAGAGGACGATATATTTGTTGTTGATAGAGGTTTCCGGGATTCAGAATCACTTTTGAATGACCTGGGTATACGTATGGAGATGCCTGCGTTTATCCCGAGGGGCCAGAAGCAATTGTCTACAGAGGAAGCTAACAGTTCTAGACTTGTAACAAAG gTCAGATGGGTTGTTGAATCCGTAAATGGAAGAATAAAGACATGGAGATATCTTGGTAAAACACTTCCAAACAGCCAGATCCCGTGTATTGGAGATTATGTTAGGATTGTCTGTAGTCTTTGTAACAAGTACCGGCCTCCTATCAACTCTGGAACATTTGATGACGATATCACCATTGCATCAACAATGACAATGTTGGCCAAAAAGACAAACGAACTTCAACAGTTTGTTCTTGAAAATG GGCTTGGTAAAAGATCCATGAAATGGACTTCCATCGACGCTGACAGCAACACCATCACCGATTTTCCCAGGCTTACTGAGGGAGATATCAGAAACCTCACAATTGGTGTCTATCAGCTAAAGACGGCAAAATCATATGCGGCAGAACATCTTACAGATGATGgattatttgaaatttttgtgaGCGATGATATACCCAATATTGTCAGTGCCAAAATTCAAAGCCGCCACACTTCATCTAAAAAGTATTCCTTATGGATAAAATACGATATCACCATCTTGTCCTGGTATTGTACCTGTAAAAATGGATCCCGGGTTGTTGGAATGTGCGGTCACATATCCTGTATTATCTGGTATTTAGCCTTTGCTAGATATCAGAACGAGTCTTGCGGTATTCGTGACTGGACAGAGGAAGTGGATGATGCGGCGAGATCCATCGACAGCTCCGAGGATGAGGATACTGTCGATTATGATGGACAAGAAGAGTAG
- the LOC125655589 gene encoding thyrotropin-releasing hormone receptor-like produces the protein MVVVNETFNNSYTENITEFSAQNEPFYEFVHILYKYFIPFLCVFGIVGNVLSFRVFIFTSFAKQPSSVYLAALSVSDTWFLSALLVSWVGSIDRFATQSRVFCMISIYITYVTSFLSIWYVVLIMLDRYIVVCHPLKGPRMCSRQRVLIALSIITAFAMLFYSHCFFTMKTDQIDDNERQLCRIRESYYHVLRVITYFDSIVTFIIPIAAVFVFNIAVIRAIRRFYFRQFQMSHGRLYSSTSPLYNILSKAQVRLTVMLIIVSSVFLVLNLPSHGIRFFILVNDFLKRRQENFHLFLIQHCLQIMYYINFAINFVLYCTFSKSFRRCFKESSRCQKF, from the coding sequence ATGGTGGTCGTCAATGAAACCTTCAACAATTCCTATACCGAGAATATTACAGAATTCTCTGCTCAGAATGAACCTTTCTACGAatttgtacatatcctctacAAGTACTTCATTCCCTTCCTCTGCGTGTTCGGGATCGTCGGAAATGTTCTCTCGTTCCGTGTCTTCATTTTCACGAGTTTTGCCAAGCAACCCTCCAGCGTCTATTTGGCGGCGCTCAGCGTGTCAGACACGTGGTTTCTGTCCGCACTGCTCGTCAGTTGGGTCGGTAGTATCGACAGGTTCGCCACACAGTCAAGAGTTTTTTGTATGATCTCCATTTACATAACTTACGTAACTAGCTTTTTGTCCATATGGTACGTGGTGTTGATAATGTTGGATAGATACATCGTTGTCTGTCATCCACTGAAAGGACCCCGAATGTGTTCCAGACAGAGAGTTTTGATAGCACTGTCCATCATAACGGCCTTCGCCATGCTGTTTTACTCACACTGTTTCTTTACCATGAAAACAGATCAGATCGACGATAACGAACGTCAGTTATGTAGAATTCGAGAGAGCTATTACCATGTTCTTCGAGTCATCACGTATTTTGACAGTATCGTTACATTCATCATACCAATCGCGGCCGTATTTGTGTTCAATATTGCCGTAATACGAGCAATTCGTAGATTCTACTTCAGACAATTCCAAATGAGCCACGGACGACTGTATTCATCCACTTCTCCACTGTATAATATACTATCCAAAGCACAGGTCCGACTAACGGTAATGCTCATAATTGTATCATCTGTGTTTCTTGTTCTTAACCTGCCCAGTCATGGCATTAGATTTTTCATACTCGTCAACGATTTTTTGAAAAGACGACAGGAAAATTTCCACCTCTTCCTGATTCAACATTGCCTCCAAATTATGTATTATATTAATTTTGCCatcaattttgttttgtattgtacatttaGTAAAAGTTTTCGTAGGTGTTTCAAAGAATCATCCAGATGTCAAAAGTTTTAA